The following proteins are co-located in the Microbacterium sp. SORGH_AS_0888 genome:
- a CDS encoding ester cyclase produces MTGGEPGESAGRSALNGWINGIHSVLRGLRFTIQLGPFRDDDIVVLRWRANGAYVGGIPGATAAVGRAVNFFGTDILRVEQDGLIHDYWANADSLWFAQQIGLEVGSHGR; encoded by the coding sequence CTGACAGGCGGCGAACCCGGAGAATCTGCGGGCCGATCAGCGCTGAACGGCTGGATCAACGGCATCCACAGTGTCCTCAGAGGTCTGCGCTTCACGATCCAGCTCGGACCGTTCCGCGACGACGACATAGTGGTGCTGCGGTGGCGCGCAAACGGCGCCTACGTCGGCGGCATTCCCGGCGCGACGGCCGCGGTCGGTCGGGCGGTGAACTTCTTCGGCACCGACATCCTCCGAGTCGAGCAGGATGGCCTCATCCACGACTACTGGGCAAACGCCGACAGCCTGTGGTTCGCGCAGCAGATCGGTCTCGAAGTCGGTTCCCACGGGCGGTGA